The DNA sequence ATCATTTAAGACTACagtaaaaatgagcaaaactaGATTTTGTGGTAAATGATCAGATAATTGTGGATAGGAATGAAttttagaaatatatatatatatatatatataaaaattgaattgatcTTTACTTACTAATTGCTATTTGGTGGCcatgttttttatgaaaaacagggatttctgtttgttttaaaaacaaaattgaacaattttacttttataaatTTTAATTTGGCTTAAATTATTCACcgttttttaatgttcttttttaaacaaaaaaaaaagttttggattCAAACtagaaacataaataaaaatgggcTCTTTTCCCCTGCAGTGTGGATTCAAAATGGAATAAATTCAGTACTTTGGCAGTGAAACCCGCCTCCTAGGGAAACATTTGTTGGAGCAGCAAAGAAATGAGGCGTCAGTGAATAATCTCACTCACGATTCATTAATGGGAACAAAAATGAAGTCCTTCTGGAACAGATCCACATGTCGAGTCCACGTCTTTACCCTGTTGTGCTTTCTCTTCTGGATTCTGAGGAGAAAAAGGAATTTAGTTTGTGTAAAAATCCTTCCGTTCGGCCTATAAAAGCTTTCCACGTTGACACTCACGGCAGGCTGGTGGTATCTGTGGCGTTCCTGCGCTCTCTCTGGTTCAGTCTTTTGTAAAAAAACGAGCTGAACACGTGGATTCTTTGTGCATCGTCTTTTTTCAATTTCTCTAAAACTAAATATCTGACGGAGCAGAGCGACACTGTGTCAGGGCTGGCAATTTAAGACGAAAACTTTTCAAACGGTACAGCTTCACATCACATACttactttaaataaaagtctatgATAACATCATTTAGGAATTCACCATCATTAAGGCAGTGGAGGTCTTCGTTAGTTACCGTTATCCCACCTTTGGCTGGAGGGGGAGGGTAAACCATTAACCTGGAAGACAAACATTGACCTGAGTGGTGGTGGGACTGCAGACTTGCAGAATTCCTACTTCCAACTTTTCCTGCAGGTTCTTACCATAAAGTagggcaggaaaaaaaaacaacacactatTCATAAACATGTAATTTTCTGTGTATCGGTGTAacaaaattgtcaaaaataagaaaaaagatgaggAATTCCTCAATACCCAGCCTGTTCAGGAAATAAGCTTTACTAGACTTTTCTAGATTCGAGGGTAAAAATACAACACATTAAATGCTCTTTATTACTGTGTTTGAAATTGTACTAATTAAACTCCCAAAAAACTTATTTTAGGAATGTTGACTGAGAATCTAGATCCACATCTAATCTTCTGTTCTGAACACTGTTCGCTGTTCAAACACAAACTTGTGTCTAAAGACAAACAACTGGCATCCCAAACCTTTTGAATGTTCTTCAAACAAAATCGTTAATTATGGCGTTCCACAAGGCTATGTACTCTCTTTCATAAAATTGCAGTTTAAGTTTCTATTCAACTatgttacaaagaaaaaaccttcaaaatctTTAGATGACAGATTTAGTTTGATGGATATTTCTATTTTCCTTAGTCTTAATAAATCAGAAACATTAATTATAAAGTGCCACATGGTTTTGCCTTTGAAACACTGATTTTCATTCAATACCCAAGCTTCCATAAAGTGACGATATTTCAAAGCAGAGGGTAAATTTCTATTAAAGCAACTGATTTGGTAATAAAGTTTCATAATCACAACGGCATAAAGGTCACTTACTTCACGATTGGTCCAGAGAAAGAGGGAGGCAGGTCAGTCATGTCTTCGTCTTCATCCTCAAAGTAAGACCTGGTCTGGCGGGTGGCCATCCGTGTTCGTCCAGCTATGCTTACCGGCGACACAGAGGGAACGTGGGTGAAGTTGGGAGAGTTTTGAACGGATTTTTCCTGCAGGATTTAGGACAGCAATAAAGATGATTAGATATTTAGACTGAAAAACCTCAGAGAATCTCATCACATGAGGGAATTAACAAACCGACCTTCTCGCTCTTCTGGCTCGATGATTTGTTGTAGTTCACCAGACGAACGTTGGCCTCATCAAACGTCAATTTGGTCGGGAAGTCACTGAGGTTGTTGGTTGTGCCTATCGCGGTCAAAATGTCCTCCAGGATAATCTGTTCCTTCAACGCTAGGCCGTTCTCGAAGATCAGAACAATATACTTCTCGTCTGACGCTGCAGGAAGAAGAGTTAGAAGAGCGTTGCTCTTTCTAGCTGTGTACCTCCATCCTGCACGTGGATTTGCGTGGACGCAGGGATGAACTCACCGTTCCCGTCGCAGTCGTACCAATGGCCTCCATTCTCCTTGGACATGTTGAGCTGCGTGCGCAGGCGGAGGCACTCTTTCGGGGTCGTTTGAAAGAACAAGACGGGAAGTTTCCGGACACAGCACCACTCGCAGAGAATGATCTCGGACGTCTGAAGGCAAACCTTCTCTATGCTGTCGTTCACCGGACCTGATGGTACACAAGCAACATGTCTTAGACATAATCCCACAAAACTAATCTATTGCACTACTCTGATAAAATACCTCAAAGCTATTTTAACAAAagtctttaaacataaaaacgaTGATGCTGCTTACCTTGTGTTTCTAGCTGAATGTGGTCAATAGAAaactagaagaaaaagaaaaaacacttcttCATTCATGGGACTACCGGTAGTATTTAAACCATCGCACTAATACAAATTTCCATGTTCAATACATCTACatataaaacataaatttatttgtatttttttttttgcttaaaaacgcATATAAACCATCAAAGAGTTGACTAAATGACTGCTGATGTTTCCTTTTCCTGTAAGGACAGACTGGTATCAGCTTTActcctatttttgttttattaaacctattttatcatttaacacttaaaaTAGTGAACCTCTGTGAAGTAGCTTAAACAAACAAGTTTAAATAGCGCAACTACCAACTAGAAAATATAGTTCACTGTTAACTAGTAATAATAGTGATAATTAGTCTTGTGAGAAAGTTTGCTGACTGTAGCGTCAGAACtcttgaacatttttgatcctaagtcattaattttttttaatgaattctttcaaagttgtTGTTGTACATGATGATGTGTATTCATGACTACCTCACATCAATGTAACCAAGTTattatttctgagtgtttttaagaaaactttACACTTTGTAGACTTTCGTCTCTCTGTTTAACTCTTTTTAGAGaatgttaatgttaatgtgtattttttaatgtaggTTTTTGTCTGAGTTTGggcaaaataaaagagaaacttGCCGTcagctaaaatgttttttttaaagagttattGAGTCTGAATCTGCGATTCTCCTGCACTTTTACCTTCTGCTAAAACTAGTGCTGTATTCCGCTAGAATAGAATGTTGTGATCCGTTCACGATATTCACACTTCTAGTGGAGTATTTATCGGTGATAATAGGCTTGAAATGTATAGTGCTGATCATAATGATGAGAGTAAAATACATATCTGATCTCTGATGCAACATCCCATTCTGATGGGATTGGGACATCCCCATTCACTAGTTCACATCTTAAAGTCCTATTTCAGTTTCAATCTGGCACCTCAGAATTATTATTGAGATGATGAAAATACTCacaactacaggctttttcacCATCCTCCGCAGGCTTCCTATTCTTATGCTCCGGCACTCCAGAATAATGCTGTCGCACCTGTTTGATGCGACTTTGGGCTTCTTGGTTCTTGGTGGAAGCTGCTCAGGGGGCTGATTTCCAAActgtaaaaaccacaaaaacaaggAGCTGCTTGGAACTTTTCTTCTAGTCTAGTCTTTTCAAACTAATCAAGTGGCTCCGCACCTGATCCTTCATCCGGGCTCTCCGTGGTATTGTGATCTTTATGTTGACATCTTCAAAGAACTCTGAGCCGATCTCTTCCTGAGCTTCGGTGCTCTTCACCTCCGCCTCCCCCCTGCCCCCGGAAGGCACCGGGGAAGAGTGTGCCGAGTCAGCAGGCCGAGGAGAAACACTGTCCAGTCTGTTGACACTTCCCGTACTGGCATTGTCggcctcatcctcctcctcgtcgCTGGAAAGAACGacttaaaacaacagaagagATGGTGTTTACAGACATTCCTGCTTTTTCCTTTCCCAGTGGAGTGACCTATTAACCCTTTCTGCTTTCCGTTTCTCTGACTCAAACCATTTAAAGGAACTCTGATGAGGAGTTGCAACTGTTCTTcttttcgtgtttttttttttgtttataataaaGGCAAAACACGCCACATAGAATCATAGATGTTATGTTTAAAAAGGGTGACCTAAACTAATTTAGTGtcatgtgaaaatgaaaaaaaaaagatcctaaTTTATCGTTTCTGCGTAGTACAGAGGTTTgtataaaaagatgattttagatgatttgtgttttgtctttttcctgaAGTGCTTCGACACCGAACAATACAGGCTTCTAAATAGTAGATTAAATCCTAGAAAAATGcctttataatatatataaattagtATCAAAGTGCAGAACATAACCTTAGTTTTAAGAGAAATCCCCCTCACACATcctaaaacagaaataaatgagggctagacaaaaaaattaaagagcAGAGACAAAAGTTTCAACATTGTTTgactctacatacaaaactTCCACAGTTTATTaggtcaaaggaaaaaaagaagttacaCCCCTGATGTTTCTCCTCTTGACTTACTGGGATCATTGAGCTGGTGCTGCTTCACCGCCGCCGTCCTCTTCCCCGACGCCCTGCCCAACACAGCTGACGCGCCGTCATCTGAAGGTAACTGGGATCCCAGCATGCTCGTGGCGCGCACAGGTACGGCCTCCCCGCCGGGTATCTTAATGGTAGTACCCGGTTTGCAAAAGCTCTGCTGAAGGCTGTTCGGACTGCGGGAGGTTTGGGGTCTTATTGGAGGTCTGGGGGTCAAAGACGACAACGTGGCCGGCTGACTGGGGATTAGTGATGCGCTGCTCCTGCAGTTATGACACTTGGTACTGTCCTCGCTTGGCTTGTTGCACTTCAGGCACACTGCATAGTAGACAGTCGACTGTGGagcctgtcaaaataaaagaaccgCAGTTTAGCTAAGGATATTTTCAGTCTGAGCACTAAACAACACAGAATTTGTCCAACTTCATTAAAGTATAGGCACATTGTTTCAAACAGTGCAGTTTAGTCATGGAGCCTGAACACATTTCTGCCTCTAAACAACAAAGCAAAATGTGATCTGAGAAAGTGTCAAATATTTAGCTGCAATTCAGTAACTGTACACTGACCCAActgaacagaaaacaacaaataagGACTCATTTTACCTCTGCTTGTTTGACCGGTGTGGAAGAGTTAGAGACGTCCAACGgcttcctcctctgcaggaTTCGACGTTTTATATTTAAGGTCTCCTCTTCTGAAAGGTTGGAAAGAAAATCCTCTTACAAAGATGCTGAAACTGAAGAATCTAATGGTTCCCATAGAGCTTCCAAATTTAAAACAAGCTGCACCAACTGTacaaactgagttttttttactaacaaGCCTATGTAGGgaagttcttttaaaaaattaacctttttataataatggattagagctttttcttgttgctcaaagcgcttacaatgggTCTATTATTCATTCACTTATAACCTATTGATCTGTCAAATATCTTCCTTTCTCAGTTATGACGTAGTAAAGTAGTTTATGTCTAAAAATCACACCAGTCAGAGTGGGAAGCCTAAAAAAAGAGTCTTTGATGCTTAtgataataatataaaataatatatgAACTGTAAAGAAGGAAGTGTGCACAAAGTGAACCACCAGCTCTTATGCATTTGCTGTCATAAATGTGCTCTAGTATTACCTGGGCTCTCTTGGCAGGTGAGGACGATGCTGTCCACTTCTACGTTTTGCTGTGAGGGTGAAaagtcatttctgcagaaagacaaaGGCATTTATTTAAAGGACAAATAccctttttggttttatttcaaactgtgcatcaaatgttgcttttcctggtaaaaaataaaacatttttccaaactgACTTTGACCCAGCTTTTGCTGAACATGCAAACTATCATGTTTTTTCAAACTATAGGCGCAATGTTGGAGATTGAACGCCTATTTTGTATATTTGCACCAGATTATTGAAACTAAACAGTCCAATACTGGGTTTTAACTACGTTGTTCAGTTGGAAAACCAAACAATACTCTCACTTTTTCCTTTCATTATGTTGAAGGACAGTACACTCTGCTGagctcctgactacagtacccataatgcacCAATAGTTTACCAAAAGCTCATAACCTGAATGTGGGTTTGGATAAAACTTTAGGTTGatcctaaaaaaatataatgcCTGCACGAAACCAGGTTTCACTTGTACTGCAACTGAagcaacattttaataaagtagTGCAACACTCCCACACAGCTTTAAACCTTGGCTGCTATTTTCatctcctgcctgcctgtcttACCTTTGGACGGGCTTCTTCACAGCTGATGGCAGCTGAGCGTGCTGAAAGTGCCGGCCTTGTAAAAAGATTCCTTGAGGAGGTGGAGTGAAGACGTAGTAACTTGCTCCGTTGTGTGTTGGAGACGGCGTTGCTGCTGCAAGCGGAACATCACTGCTGCAGCAAAGaccattttttgtttcaagATTACGCAACACACACTGAATATGAAACCTCTAATCAATTACATTTGAAATATTACCCAGCCAACATGCGAGCATAGAAGTGTTTGAGGTGGAAgtagactaaaaaaaaaggtcaaaatgtgGTTCCCACCAATATTCCAGCCCTATAATATTCCAGCCCAGACGGATCACATTGGACCCCGTGGACAATCCCACACCGGACCTACTGCTGCAGAACTACtccactgatttaaaaaattcacaaaTATGTTTCCACTTTAACTCAATTccattaaaatcccactccaactatatttgtctattgtaaaattgttccccAGTGgtgtttaattatgattatgttgtttttagccattatttaaaaaaacgtattgttttctgggacatagtttctgcagagcggcaggactgCATTAGAacatcacctctgagttgtgagcaggactgttgAAGCAGAAGTAACCCGAATTTGATACACTATAATTACTTTGCTTGGACTcgctcccactagcttacagccccctcaagaccccaagctaacattagtgtgGCAGAAAAAAACGGCGAGCAACATCAAAGCTATCAGAGCCagtttccagctcagacgaggaaaacaaagacgcacatggatctagtctgCAGAAGGAGACTCTTGCGTATTTCTTTCAGGACTTACTCAGACATGCACTtctaatcttaaattcttttatttataaatatcctccattgtgagaaaaatgaacaagaacgtgttaaaaacaccaaatgtaACTGTTGAGTTTCCaatcaaaaaaacaatattgattGGTTATGGAAAGAATTTCACATATCTAGTGATTTATCCTTCACAAAAGTGAAACTTTGatcagtaaaataataaatttgtacattaaaaagtacAGAATGTTATTTCACAGCTTTCATAAATCAATGTGAGAGACGATCAAAGTGATTGACCAACTTTATTGAACCCAAATCAGCCAGGACTGTTGTATAAACCCACAGTTAAACCATATGTGCCGCCCACTGAAATGCAACCTGGGTagtgaaagcatttttttatttaccacgTCGGATCCAAAGCTAACCAAATCGAGTAACCTGACGGAGATCTGAAAGATGAAACTGTAACTTCCTATTCACTTTAACTGTATGACTGAAAACTGCTGTGACAATTCAGGCAAGGCTACTTTGCTACACATCAAGTGTTtttatagaaaagaaaacagaattaaatttaaaaaaaagagataaaccTTCCTTGAAGAGAGAATCTAGAAAccgaaaaaagacaaacataccTGATTCTTTTGGGAGTCAGCTTGTTCAGAGGCCTCATGTGATTATTTGTCCTCTTCTCGTAGGTTCTTATGGAGTTGGAGGAACTGAAGTGCCTTAAAGATGGagactaaaacaaaatgttcaagTGTTAAGAAAAACGTCATCTCAGAGGAAACAAATCCTCCTTTAAAAAGGAGGGACTATATTATTTTCAGACAATGTTATGGAGAGTTTTACTTGTTTTGTGGTTTAAATATTCACCTGCTAACATGGGctttataaaacacaaaaaaaggtcaaactgaCATCATCCTTACAGATGATATCAAGCCGTAGCCGCCCAAATGAACCCCTAGAGGTTTTATCCAACAGACTGGAGTGTCCTGGCTTCATCGGCCTCCAACTCTACAGACTCACCTTTTTCTCATCAGGGGAGGTGGGCTGCTGCATCTCCTTCACGCTGATCACGCTCGCGCTGACCGATCAAGAAGGAAAAGAACAAAGCTAGGTCATGAGAGTGCACTCCAGCTCCATGCATCTGATCTGGTGCGGcggatttttatgaaaaaacaatCACCTTTTATCATCTAAACCCAAGTACTTTGGGTCATGGTTACGATACTTGTAATACTTTATTGATTTTGCTTTTAATCTTGAAAActaaagctgtaaattgaaaaaacatccagaaacactaacattttccacattccaTTTTTAGGTAGAGTTCTatccaaaaaaaattaataaatctgTTCACTAAGagagttaacatttttttctaatccaATTTCTTCAAAGCTGCATTGAAAGGAGATAATttacaaaaaggagaaaaggatttaaaacatttagattGTAGTTGGAGGTGAGGTAAGACTAAAATGAGGAAAagaggaaaccaaaaaaaaagactacttAAAGTCAAATCGATCTCAAACTTCATAAAAGAAACATCAAATCTACACACAAAATAATCTGCAAATTACCTTCAAGCATGTTAACTGCACCCTCTTATTTGGTGCTTCCTTTGGCTTCTCATCTTCTTAGTAAATTAAAAGCCATGatctgaatttctttttgttttctttgcatcaTGCTAGATTCgaggttttaaacttttttaaatttgttttcagtGTTGCGGCGAATACTAGTTCAGTCTTAAACGTTGTAAATTGTCGTACAGTTCTGAAAATGCAGATTGTAATTTATAGATTATTAAAACTGCAGCTACATGTTTTAGTCCAGCTATTTTAATCTGTAAGAGAAACAAACgttgtaaagacccactccgatgaaaaagATGTTTCGTCTGTAACATGTTCACGTGTCATTTTTCTCACGGTAaaggacatatattaaaaaaaaattcatcttaaatttggatttctgagtattttttattaaaagctttgtgaatcaggagcagaagaaaaaatgctccctgctccactccattctgataatccactgtcagacaaatagatccatatacgtctttgttttcctcgtctgagctggaatctggatctaaactgtacggctggatagctccaatactgctcaccatttgTTTTGTACTGCTAATATTATTTTgagattgtgaggggctgtaagctagcgggagagagtataaacaaagggatgatgggaaatgagggcacgCATGCTCCACACTAACAGTCCCATCCACATCTCAGAGGTCAATTAGTAAAGAACTCCTgctggtctgcagaaactatgtcctagaaaacagcaaaggctttttgatttaggctaaaaacaccATCAGCATAATTAAGAGACCACCGGGAATGCCGTTTcagcagaagatcggagtggaacttgaAAAGAGAAGCAGGATAATGATCATAGAGCCTCTGCTCCATAACAGAGGTGTCAGAAGGACATGTCTTCTCTGCATGTGTGCTGGTAGAGTGATGCGGTGCAGCGTCTGAAATGGAGGCCAGGAGAAGATGCTTACTCGTTTAGCTTTTCTTCGTCACTGTCACTAGGGGGAGAAAAGCTCCAGCTGTGCTTGAAGCCTCCATCTCGCCTGGTCTCTGATCTATCCAGGGCTTGAATTGAATAATAGCTCACAGAGTTAGAAACTCACATCAgtgcagggacacaaacacacaagcatCAGCTCAAACCATCATTTGACAGAAGCTTGAGGGCCGAACATTTCAACAATcagaaatgttaaaagaaaaaacagctgcaaccgcaaaaaaatatatatacacttGTGTCACCGCAATAAACTTCAAATATcctgggcttttattttgttatttaaatgttaCGCACATAGCTGATCAGCTGCTTGGTCGATTCTATGCCAAACATTTCTTAACcaaaaaaatgactaattttaCAAACTAAAAGACCTTTGATTCATAATTGTTTAATTGCACAAGTGTAATTTGGTGCTAAAACCCCCATTCACCATTCCCCGGAAGACACAACGCAGTTCCCAAACCAGCAGAGAGATCCGATCTGTTGGTTAGCCACAGATTCTCTTGAGGAGATCTGATTCTCTCTGCGTGTCAAAGCAGAAGCTGGGATCACAAATTCAGGTAAACAAGCTGGTGGCCCCTCCTGCTTCACATGGCAGATGTGTGACAGAGGTCAGGAATGGACAGAAATGTTGCACAACAGTGCAACTCGCACACAAACTGGGCAGTGAGGACAAAAGCCGGTTTACAGAGTCAGGCGAATGTCTGATGTAAAATgtatattaatattttaatgGCCATTCATACACTGAATATAACTTTTTAAGATTTACAATCATTTAATTATACATGTGATGTGTTTTTCTATCAGTAACTATTTTAATTTCCTTTACTTTTGgcaacaagagagaaaagtccctttcaaaataaaatacaccccgTGTCAAAAAGACCCTCCTGCTGACATAAATGTCAGAAGTGGAGTCAAACACGGCATGATGATATTACAGAGctttcatccttttttcttctttcattatttttttacctaaatACAAAGATATACTTGAACTTTGCTCTGAACTGTGTCTTAAGCCTAATCTAAGAATAAATCACTCTGACAATAGATTAAACTTTTGACCATAATTCTGCTTAAACTAACGTCAATGAAAAAACTTTGGTAAATTAAACAATTCAAcccaaactacaaaaacaaacatttatatctattgttatcatttttcttcaaagccagaGAACTCCAGAGCTTCAGGTTGCCGACTCCTGGACATTTGCACAGCAAGATGCCACAAactaatggggaaaaaaaatcccatctgCTTTATAGAATATAGTTACAATTTCATGGAAGAGCTACTGGGTTTGTTCCATCTGTGACCTCAACGACCCCCCCATGCATAACCACGTTAATGCAGGTCATCCGGCTGGCTGCAGGCTCAGCAGGTAAACAATACTTAAACCTCCTCTCTGCAGGAACCACTTCCCCTTTACTATTGCACGTTTGTTGCTGAAGCAAAGACATTAAAAGCCTTTTCAGTTTTCAAAACCATAGTTTTGAGCTCCAAGGCTTTTTCTCCTCTAGCATAATGGCTGCACAGCTGCTGTTAGGGGTTAGTAGACACTGTGGTGGGGAAAAATAGGATCAGGTAtggaagaataaaaaagaaaaaaatgctagaGCGAGTTGCTATGGAAACGTCAGGTTTTTGCTCCGTTCTTCAGCTACttcaatccatccatcagtcTGGTTTAGAACAACTAAGGggggtatttttttattcctcccAAGTTTCATAGGGTCCATTTGGTCTGAAGAGCCAACTAACTGCACAAGTTCCTGGTCTCATTCTAAATCGATCCTCTATTTGTCGTGAGCAACCACTACATCGACAAAGTATGCCCACAATTGACTCATTTTAATCACGACTGCCCTGAAAGTTTTGCAAAATACAAAACTCATCTTTATATAAGtagaagctttttattttaaaaagaaaaagcaaacaacaaaTTCCAGGGTTTGAAATAATAATGACCAgactcatttctgtttttctttttcacaatgTGATCATCTTGTCTTCCCATGTTTTTCAGTTGGTCTAAATttaggagaaagaaaaactttagggaagaattaaaatatttaatatgcaGAAAGTAAGGAATTCAAATGAGAGACATTAAACTCGAAAAATAAACTATTAGGGAAggagccttttttttctattttagaaaTGAACAATGATGAG is a window from the Oryzias latipes chromosome 24, ASM223467v1 genome containing:
- the senp6 gene encoding sentrin-specific protease 6 isoform X1, with protein sequence MAHNRSFFLEALDRSETRRDGGFKHSWSFSPPSDSDEEKLNESVSASVISVKEMQQPTSPDEKKSPSLRHFSSSNSIRTYEKRTNNHMRPLNKLTPKRISSDVPLAAATPSPTHNGASYYVFTPPPQGIFLQGRHFQHAQLPSAVKKPVQRNDFSPSQQNVEVDSIVLTCQESPEEETLNIKRRILQRRKPLDVSNSSTPVKQAEAPQSTVYYAVCLKCNKPSEDSTKCHNCRSSASLIPSQPATLSSLTPRPPIRPQTSRSPNSLQQSFCKPGTTIKIPGGEAVPVRATSMLGSQLPSDDGASAVLGRASGKRTAAVKQHQLNDPIVLSSDEEEDEADNASTGSVNRLDSVSPRPADSAHSSPVPSGGRGEAEVKSTEAQEEIGSEFFEDVNIKITIPRRARMKDQFGNQPPEQLPPRTKKPKVASNRCDSIILECRSIRIGSLRRMVKKPVVFSIDHIQLETQGPVNDSIEKVCLQTSEIILCEWCCVRKLPVLFFQTTPKECLRLRTQLNMSKENGGHWYDCDGNASDEKYIVLIFENGLALKEQIILEDILTAIGTTNNLSDFPTKLTFDEANVRLVNYNKSSSQKSEKEKSVQNSPNFTHVPSVSPVSIAGRTRMATRQTRSYFEDEDEDMTDLPPSFSGPIVKLMVYPPPPAKGGITVTNEDLHCLNDGEFLNDVIIDFYLKYLVLEKLKKDDAQRIHVFSSFFYKRLNQRERRNATDTTSLPIQKRKHNRVKTWTRHVDLFQKDFIFVPINESAHWYLAVICFPGLEGPVFDKNPLYCGPTPASGSVADFQSEDSIPDHCRPLSPDGDCLDSPSEFESSEAPGGSAEGQSNLNPENFAEDAQESLGNSQAEPEQHYSSELHRISLCYGSGKEDDTYTFSDDQSSCQDECSEDGTLAEDGVPSDVSSLASKPTILKQPCILIMDSLRGPTRSTVVKTLREYLEVEWEVRKGTQRSFSKEVMKGSSPCVPQQDNFSDCGVYVLQYVESFFENPPPRFHLPMNLSEWFPQQRMKTKREEIKELILTLQEQQELNLESKQEGTPLGSSEEPDVQETSELKGKVSKMVISP
- the senp6 gene encoding sentrin-specific protease 6 isoform X5; translated protein: MQQPTSPDEKKSPSLRHFSSSNSIRTYEKRTNNHMRPLNKLTPKRISSDVPLAAATPSPTHNGASYYVFTPPPQGIFLQGRHFQHAQLPSAVKKPVQRNDFSPSQQNVEVDSIVLTCQESPEEETLNIKRRILQRRKPLDVSNSSTPVKQAEAPQSTVYYAVCLKCNKPSEDSTKCHNCRSSASLIPSQPATLSSLTPRPPIRPQTSRSPNSLQQSFCKPGTTIKIPGGEAVPVRATSMLGSQLPSDDGASAVLGRASGKRTAAVKQHQLNDPIVLSSDEEEDEADNASTGSVNRLDSVSPRPADSAHSSPVPSGGRGEAEVKSTEAQEEIGSEFFEDVNIKITIPRRARMKDQFGNQPPEQLPPRTKKPKVASNRCDSIILECRSIRIGSLRRMVKKPVVFSIDHIQLETQGPVNDSIEKVCLQTSEIILCEWCCVRKLPVLFFQTTPKECLRLRTQLNMSKENGGHWYDCDGNASDEKYIVLIFENGLALKEQIILEDILTAIGTTNNLSDFPTKLTFDEANVRLVNYNKSSSQKSEKEKSVQNSPNFTHVPSVSPVSIAGRTRMATRQTRSYFEDEDEDMTDLPPSFSGPIVKLMVYPPPPAKGGITVTNEDLHCLNDGEFLNDVIIDFYLKYLVLEKLKKDDAQRIHVFSSFFYKRLNQRERRNATDTTSLPIQKRKHNRVKTWTRHVDLFQKDFIFVPINESAHWYLAVICFPGLEGPVFDKNPLYCGPTPASGSVADFQSEDSIPDHCRPLSPDGDCLDSPSEFESSEAPGGSAEGQSNLNPENFAEDAQESLGNSQAEPEQHYSSELHRISLCYGSGKEDDTYTFSDDQSSCQDECSEDGTLAEDGVPSDVSSLASKPTILKQPCILIMDSLRGPTRSTVVKTLREYLEVEWEVRKGTQRSFSKEVMKGSSPCVPQQDNFSDCGVYVLQYVESFFENPPPRFHLPMNLSEWFPQQRMKTKREEIKELILTLQEQQELNLESKQEGTPLGSSEEPDVQETSELKGKVSKMVISP